GTCGAAGGGATCTTGCCAATTAAATATCGCTAGAATAAATGTAAATCGAATAAAGTTAAAATCACCATTCGGAATAACTGTGATTGGATCGGACTAATTTTGTTTTAGTTAATGTGAGAATCCGATAAAATTGTTGAAGACTGGTgtcgttatttatttatgcgaTGGGAATAACTGATAGAGGATGATACATtgtaaaattcaatagttAAAATTGACTCAAATAAtcacaataataaaattaataattggagCCAAGTGCTGCAGTGCTCAGGTTTCCCGAGAAACGAATCTGTcgcgaaataataaatattcatgcgaaattatttccagaatcccatttttccagaaatttcaaAGCAAAAGTTCAAACAACGAAATAATCCAAGTAATTCCTAAAATAGTATTGAAATCAGATCATGCATTAAtgtttgagaatttttgtaaattctcGCCGTTATTATAGGTCCCTCCACTGATAGGAAGAATTTGCGGACAGATTTAAGTCTGCTAAACAATATAAGATTCTGCTTCAGAGAACTAAATTTTCTATGACGCGTTGAAGagtttttctttatattttggctcgagtggtttttttaaatttttttataaattatgtgAGGTTCCGCCATCTTGCCGAAGAGCGCCCCAACCATCTCTCATTGACATCATCAGTGGGTAAGCACGGGATTTGTCAGTCTTTCAATTGAAGTGCAACGATGTTAATAATCGCAACAAAGTAATCTGATCTACTTGGTGTTCTGGGATAAAAGAGAACACTTCGCACTGATTACACGGACAAATTTTAGTTGGAAGCGAAAGCCTAAAACCTTCGCAACATAATAGTTGGCTCaccttttccatttttcagaaCTGCCGAAACCGAAAGTCCTTTTAGTTATCCACCATTTATAATTAAGAAAACAAAATATCACAATCTCAACGACCATTGAAATCACagcaaattgtaatttttattcataacaaaaaaaaaaatgagaaacatCTTTCCGGCAATTTAACAATTATTGCAAAGGATACTTCGAGCTGTCTCCGATCGGTAGTTTCTCGCGATATTAAGAATTTTTGTTTGCACACGTATCGCCATGTTTCCCACTTCACTCGGACCAGCTGGCTGCACTCCAATGATTCCACCAGCACTGAGACGACTCCAGCCCGACAAACTGCTGACTTCCTACGATACCGGACTTATCATTGACTCCCGTGACCCTCAGACTCCGCTCCCTTTCCCGATAACCATGTCATTGGGAGTGGGTAAAACATGTCGTCTCTAATCGtctcaaaaattgaattgaaattaggACGCGCGCGCAATTCCTTCTATTCAAAATGGAAATATACTTGACGTCACTCAAAATTTCTGAATGACAATTACCGAAAAAAATCGCTTACTCAACTCTTATGTAAGCATTTTCGTGGCACACAACGCACGATAATGTGAACAGACTAAAAACCTTTGCAGAAATTAGTTATTTCACGTAGCCTCTTCCCGCtgtaaattagaaaaaaaactcacctgTGCATGACTATCAGTCTTCCCAATGTCAATCTCAGGTAAGATCGCGTGACTGAACTGTACAACTGTTACTATCGATCCGAATTCATGTAGAAGAAAATTtcttgatttatatttttgtttaatatttttgtattaACGAAGGAAATGAAAATGGTACATGAATTAGAGCATTCAGTAACATAGTCTTATAAAAAGAGCGACATTTATTTCTTATGAAATTTaaactgaattatttattaacccCTCACATGCACACATTTTTCCGACTCTCCTGTGGTGTCTAAtgagttaatttttattagtcATCACGTAGATGGATTTCGAGATATCAACAGTTTAGAAAATCGTTAATATTCAATGTTAAATTAAGCCATTAACGAATACAAAATTACCGTTATGTCTGATTCGGGCCAcgatattaattatttgtttattaacaACTTATGGGACAATGTGGGGACAAAACTTTGACTTAGACcaacatttttcaaaggaacttctaaaattcaaataataaaattaacgaTAAATATCTGGAATCCTACGGTTCACGGAGACTAGAATGGAAGCCCTGATATTCAACTACAATTGtaataatgaatttcaatgaaaaaacggCAAAACTATCTGCATATCCTGAAGACACTACCagaaatccaattattaatgCCACCTCGTTAATTAATCTCTTCTCTTCACTGATTGGCCATTCATCGTGTTAATGAATTTCCTAGTGTGCATACCAGAGGTTAATATCATTATACGATAAGGGCATCATCTTTGAGCTGCGGGCCATCGGGCAGCTTTTGATTGTGGATCCGAACGTTATGAAAAAGGTAGCCAATGGATTCTGTGCATGGTCGGATAAGAGCGTGAGTGAAACCGGTGAAGAATGTCCTCGTTGCTGCACACGATATTTTCCACACCCGGAGGCATGGAGCTATACACCAAATGTgctggaaaataataatagcatAGAAGATTAAATCAAGAGAGAATTTAATCAATAGATTACTGTAAAATTCATGGAACCCGGGGAGAGAATAAGTACGTGACTGAATCTGGGACAAGTAGAGATACGAACATTCCTCTAGAAATGGTATGAAAATATTCTGGAGtcgtgaaaaattggaaaaatttcccgaaacATCTTGAATCTCAGTTTTGCCGAAATTCATTATTAACATCTGCACGATACCACACACGATCACAACacttccagaatttttcctgCCCAAAAATGATAAACAGTTTCACTTGCACTCACTTGAAACGAAAGACACGCAAATGTGAAACCCAAAAGAAGGGCGACAATAGGAGCTATCAGAATCGACAAGAAGATGTAGCAACAGCCTCTGGACAACCGAAAGCAGTGGCCACTGAGTCTCCATGCACATTCTGGACTCCTGATACCGTCGGGCTCCCCGATGACGTCCTCCCACATGACCTATTGAATTTTACCTCTTCATTTTCACATTTCCCTAATGACTGAgccaagaaaaaatattttacgttCGTACAACCTGGAGATGCTCATTCAGGCCATTGGGATCCCTGTCCTCCAGATCGACGATGCTGTTGATTGAAGAAGACGCTTTCTCCATCATCGGGCACTCGATGTCGTACCACCAGTCTCTGATTCGATAGcacattttcaataatatctTATGGAAG
This genomic stretch from Diachasmimorpha longicaudata isolate KC_UGA_2023 chromosome 6, iyDiaLong2, whole genome shotgun sequence harbors:
- the LOC135163593 gene encoding caveolin-3-like isoform X2 — its product is MCYRIRDWWYDIECPMMEKASSSINSIVDLEDRDPNGLNEHLQVMWEDVIGEPDGIRSPECAWRLSGHCFRLSRGCCYIFLSILIAPIVALLLGFTFACLSFQHIWCIAPCLRVWKISCAATRTFFTGFTHALIRPCTESIGYLFHNVRIHNQKLPDGPQLKDDALIV
- the LOC135163593 gene encoding caveolin-3-like isoform X3, encoding MMEKASSSINSIVDLEDRDPNGLNEHLQVVMWEDVIGEPDGIRSPECAWRLSGHCFRLSRGCCYIFLSILIAPIVALLLGFTFACLSFQHIWCIAPCLRVWKISCAATRTFFTGFTHALIRPCTESIGYLFHNVRIHNQKLPDGPQLKDDALIV
- the LOC135163593 gene encoding caveolin-3-like isoform X1, with the translated sequence MCYRIRDWWYDIECPMMEKASSSINSIVDLEDRDPNGLNEHLQVVMWEDVIGEPDGIRSPECAWRLSGHCFRLSRGCCYIFLSILIAPIVALLLGFTFACLSFQHIWCIAPCLRVWKISCAATRTFFTGFTHALIRPCTESIGYLFHNVRIHNQKLPDGPQLKDDALIV
- the LOC135163593 gene encoding caveolin-3-like isoform X4; translated protein: MMEKASSSINSIVDLEDRDPNGLNEHLQVMWEDVIGEPDGIRSPECAWRLSGHCFRLSRGCCYIFLSILIAPIVALLLGFTFACLSFQHIWCIAPCLRVWKISCAATRTFFTGFTHALIRPCTESIGYLFHNVRIHNQKLPDGPQLKDDALIV